From a region of the Candidatus Methylomirabilota bacterium genome:
- the hisC gene encoding histidinol-phosphate transaminase — protein sequence MPFRFDDAASPHLKGLPPYRHSRPFGTGDEGWVALDYNENPSGPSPLAVKAIQDLLHNINRYPDCQGLGLKARLAERLGLTPAHIALGNGSSELIDLCTRCFLGPGTEAIVGDPAFAFYGRAVQAAGSERIAVPLKAFCHDLQAMAERITPRTRIVFIGNPNNPTGSCVTPGGIDAFVEALPDGVIVVIDEAYREYLSSDLQPDTVRYVGEGRPVIALRSFSKIYGLSGLRIGYAIAPPGCIALLDKARQSFNVNALASAAASAALDDDAHLASSRRLNEAGKQNLYRVFEALGLHYVPTGANFILVDVERDGEQVVAALAEKRVAVCPLTRYGLPTSIRVTIGTPHENERFIAALREVLTTR from the coding sequence ATGCCCTTTCGATTTGATGATGCAGCATCCCCTCATCTGAAGGGACTACCCCCGTACCGCCATAGTCGGCCGTTTGGGACGGGGGACGAGGGCTGGGTCGCGCTCGACTATAACGAGAATCCGTCAGGGCCGTCGCCGCTGGCGGTCAAGGCGATACAGGACCTGTTGCACAATATCAATCGGTATCCCGATTGTCAGGGACTCGGCCTGAAGGCCCGATTGGCGGAGCGGCTTGGACTGACCCCGGCGCATATTGCGCTGGGAAACGGCAGCAGCGAGCTGATCGACCTGTGCACCCGGTGCTTCCTCGGCCCTGGCACAGAGGCCATCGTGGGCGATCCCGCCTTCGCCTTTTATGGCCGGGCCGTCCAGGCTGCCGGCAGCGAACGGATCGCTGTCCCATTGAAAGCCTTTTGCCATGATCTTCAAGCGATGGCAGAACGGATCACGCCACGGACCCGGATAGTCTTCATCGGCAACCCGAACAATCCGACGGGAAGCTGCGTGACGCCTGGCGGCATCGACGCGTTTGTCGAGGCGCTCCCTGACGGAGTCATTGTCGTGATTGATGAAGCCTATCGCGAGTATCTCTCAAGCGATCTTCAACCTGATACCGTACGCTATGTCGGGGAAGGACGCCCGGTGATCGCATTGCGGAGCTTCTCCAAGATCTACGGGTTGTCTGGGTTGCGGATCGGCTACGCGATCGCCCCGCCCGGTTGCATTGCGCTCCTCGACAAGGCGAGGCAGTCGTTCAATGTGAATGCCCTGGCCAGTGCGGCCGCCTCGGCCGCCCTCGACGATGATGCGCACCTCGCCAGTTCGAGGCGGCTTAATGAGGCCGGCAAGCAGAATCTGTACCGGGTGTTCGAGGCGCTTGGGTTGCACTACGTACCGACGGGAGCCAACTTCATCCTTGTCGACGTCGAACGGGACGGCGAACAGGTAGTTGCCGCCTTGGCGGAGAAACGGGTAGCCGTCTGCCCGCTCACCCGCTATGGTCTTCCGACCTCCATACGAGTCACCATCGGCACCCCCCACGAGAATGAGCGATTCATCGCCGCCCTCCGCGAGGTCCTCACGACCCGGTGA